A part of Armatimonadota bacterium genomic DNA contains:
- a CDS encoding alpha-L-fucosidase yields the protein MSDVRPAVGDSSWFTHDRFGLFIHWGLYALPARHEWVKQREQIPDEAYQKYFERFDPDLYDPELWAKVTSNAGMKYFVVTTKHHDGFCLWDTDQTDYKVTNTPYGKDLIAPMVEAYRGAGLRVGFYHSVIDWHHPHFVIDDLHSMRNHPDRQKLNETRDQRKYAEYLHAQTRELLTRFGQVDLLFFDFSYPSNETRVGKGRDDWQSEKLLAMVRELQPKILVNDRLDLHDVEGGWDYKTPEQFLVRDWVRVNGQKVIWETCQTFSGSWGYHRDEATWKSVEQLLTMLIDTVSKGGNLLLNVGPTGRGEFDYRALDRLAGMGEWMKRHGRAIYGCTQAPAEFKTPNDCRLTYNPQTNRLYVHILNWPIKQLHLDGAYRERVAYAQLLNDASEVFFHTPHEHQASIEGGAGDTLTLDLPITKPPVTIPVVELFLK from the coding sequence ATGTCAGACGTACGCCCGGCTGTCGGTGACAGCAGCTGGTTCACTCACGACCGTTTCGGTCTATTCATCCACTGGGGCCTGTACGCATTGCCGGCCCGCCATGAATGGGTCAAGCAGCGTGAGCAGATTCCCGACGAAGCATATCAGAAATACTTCGAGCGGTTCGACCCGGACCTGTACGACCCCGAACTCTGGGCCAAGGTCACGAGCAACGCAGGGATGAAGTACTTCGTGGTCACCACCAAACACCACGACGGTTTCTGCCTCTGGGATACCGACCAGACCGACTACAAGGTCACCAACACACCCTACGGCAAGGACCTGATCGCGCCCATGGTTGAGGCCTACCGTGGGGCCGGTCTGAGGGTCGGTTTCTACCACTCGGTCATCGACTGGCACCACCCGCATTTTGTCATCGACGACCTGCACTCCATGCGCAACCACCCGGATCGCCAGAAGCTCAACGAGACCCGGGACCAGAGGAAGTATGCCGAGTACCTGCATGCCCAGACTCGCGAACTACTCACTCGGTTCGGGCAAGTGGACTTGCTGTTCTTTGACTTCAGCTACCCGTCCAACGAAACCCGCGTGGGCAAGGGCCGCGATGACTGGCAGAGCGAGAAGCTTCTGGCAATGGTGCGCGAACTGCAGCCGAAGATTCTGGTCAATGACCGCCTCGACCTGCACGACGTCGAGGGCGGCTGGGACTACAAGACCCCTGAGCAGTTTCTGGTCCGCGACTGGGTTCGCGTCAACGGACAGAAGGTAATCTGGGAGACCTGCCAGACGTTCTCAGGTTCCTGGGGCTACCACCGAGACGAAGCCACTTGGAAGAGCGTGGAGCAGCTTCTCACCATGCTCATCGACACGGTGAGCAAGGGCGGCAACCTGCTGCTCAACGTGGGGCCTACCGGTCGCGGCGAGTTCGACTACCGCGCGCTGGACAGACTGGCCGGAATGGGAGAGTGGATGAAGCGTCACGGCCGGGCGATCTACGGCTGCACCCAGGCGCCCGCCGAGTTCAAGACGCCCAACGACTGCCGCCTCACCTACAACCCGCAGACCAACCGGCTGTACGTCCACATCCTCAACTGGCCCATCAAGCAGCTTCACCTGGACGGCGCATACAGGGAGCGTGTGGCCTACGCGCAACTGTTGAACGACGCGTCCGAGGTGTTCTTCCACACGCCCCACGAGCACCAGGCAAGCATCGAGGGCGGCGCGGGCGACACCCTGACACTGGACCTGCCCATCACCAAGCCGCCAGTGACCATCCCCGTGGTCGAGCTGTTCCTGAAGTAG
- a CDS encoding epoxyqueuosine reductase, translating to MSSITAAEVKAYARELGADVVGIASAERWEGAPIQMDPRQIMPEAKSVIAMAFRVMRGSLRGIEEGTFFSNYSSMGYGGLTYLYMPLVVINLAKAIEDHGYEAIPYGHQSDWRAVDGNGFLREGYSRAVEPGRAEPDVMVHLRIAAYLAGLGEIGYSKVFLTPEFGPRQRIGIVVTEAELEPDPIYDGPPLCNRCMACVRDCPGQAISATETVKVNLAGHEVEWAKLDCEACDIAFRGGKVVDEEGMEGDYTEPMYGKQITRSQYTPFYRKPRNLYNTGQAICGGRGCMRACMISLESRDVLKNKFEKPFRRRKPWTVDWSQEPVRGETGPSHKEAD from the coding sequence TTGTCATCGATCACAGCTGCTGAAGTCAAGGCCTACGCCCGGGAGTTGGGCGCTGATGTGGTCGGCATCGCGTCTGCCGAACGCTGGGAAGGCGCGCCGATTCAGATGGACCCGCGGCAGATCATGCCTGAAGCGAAGTCGGTCATCGCCATGGCCTTCCGGGTCATGCGCGGGAGCCTGCGCGGGATTGAGGAAGGCACATTTTTCAGCAACTACTCGTCCATGGGATATGGCGGGCTGACCTACCTGTACATGCCCCTGGTGGTCATCAATCTCGCAAAGGCCATTGAAGACCACGGCTACGAGGCCATACCCTACGGCCACCAGAGCGACTGGCGGGCTGTGGATGGCAACGGCTTTCTGCGCGAGGGCTACAGCCGCGCCGTGGAGCCAGGTCGTGCGGAGCCCGATGTCATGGTCCACCTGCGTATCGCCGCCTATCTGGCGGGTCTGGGCGAGATTGGTTACAGCAAGGTGTTCCTGACCCCCGAGTTCGGCCCGCGCCAGCGCATCGGTATTGTTGTCACCGAGGCCGAACTGGAGCCAGACCCGATCTACGACGGGCCGCCGCTGTGCAACCGATGCATGGCGTGCGTGCGGGACTGTCCGGGGCAGGCGATCAGCGCCACGGAGACTGTGAAGGTGAATCTCGCCGGGCACGAGGTGGAGTGGGCGAAGCTGGACTGTGAGGCCTGTGACATCGCCTTCCGCGGGGGCAAGGTGGTGGATGAGGAAGGCATGGAAGGCGACTACACCGAGCCGATGTACGGCAAGCAGATCACCCGCAGTCAGTACACGCCTTTCTACCGCAAGCCGCGGAACCTGTACAACACAGGTCAGGCAATCTGCGGTGGCAGGGGCTGTATGCGCGCCTGCATGATCAGCCTGGAGTCCCGCGATGTGCTGAAGAACAAGTTCGAGAAGCCCTTCCGGCGGCGCAAGCCCTGGACGGTGGACTGGTCCCAGGAGCCGGTGCGCGGGGAGACCGGCCCTTCACACAAGGAAGCCGACTGA
- a CDS encoding stage II sporulation protein M — MLPADSTQDRDRADQRRLAALLEQADHRGLSSLEDSQLRELGLLYRRLAAQLSEARATEADPERVQYLNQLCARAYARIYTGRSRRQLGIGRLFAAEIPRTFRRRGAYLLASGAITVGAALIACIAVLADPSWAPAFVSEGAVHTWQQFAEKGEPAGSYFADTAAQLGGAEFSGLLFSNNIQVALKAFAFGMLFGLGTLYVLIANGFMVGALLGVAANEDQLLLFVSVIAPHGVAELSAILIAGAAGLLIGHALVDPGDRPRRDALRIAAQDAVRLIIGTVPMFLVAGIIEGMISPQNAGLFASDSPRIAFGLLVGTCFWIYLLFGDRLWGKEPAGKADGRTVTEAA, encoded by the coding sequence ATGCTGCCCGCGGACAGCACCCAGGATCGCGACCGCGCCGATCAACGCCGGCTGGCCGCTCTGCTTGAGCAGGCAGACCACCGTGGCCTGTCGTCCTTAGAGGACTCGCAATTGCGCGAACTCGGCCTGCTGTATCGCCGGCTTGCCGCCCAACTTTCCGAGGCAAGAGCTACAGAGGCGGACCCGGAGCGTGTCCAGTATCTGAACCAGCTCTGCGCGCGGGCGTACGCACGGATCTACACGGGCCGCAGTCGTCGGCAACTGGGCATCGGGAGACTATTCGCGGCCGAGATACCCCGCACCTTCCGCCGGCGCGGCGCCTATCTGCTGGCTTCGGGTGCTATCACCGTGGGAGCGGCGCTCATCGCATGCATCGCCGTGCTGGCCGACCCATCCTGGGCGCCGGCATTCGTGAGCGAAGGCGCCGTTCACACGTGGCAGCAGTTTGCGGAAAAAGGAGAACCCGCCGGAAGCTACTTCGCCGACACAGCGGCACAGCTTGGCGGGGCTGAGTTCTCCGGCCTATTGTTCAGCAACAACATCCAGGTGGCTCTGAAAGCCTTCGCCTTCGGGATGCTTTTCGGACTGGGGACCCTCTATGTGCTCATCGCCAACGGCTTCATGGTAGGCGCTCTCCTGGGTGTAGCGGCCAACGAGGATCAGTTGCTGCTGTTTGTCTCAGTGATCGCGCCTCACGGCGTAGCCGAGTTGTCCGCCATTCTTATCGCGGGCGCCGCCGGTCTGCTTATCGGCCACGCGCTGGTGGACCCGGGCGATCGCCCGCGACGGGATGCTTTGCGGATCGCCGCCCAGGATGCGGTCCGGCTGATCATTGGGACCGTGCCCATGTTCCTGGTCGCGGGCATCATCGAGGGTATGATCAGCCCTCAGAATGCCGGGCTTTTCGCAAGCGACTCGCCGAGAATCGCCTTCGGGCTCCTGGTGGGCACGTGTTTTTGGATCTACCTGCTCTTTGGAGACCGCCTGTGGGGCAAGGAACCGGCAGGCAAGGCCGACGGCCGCACTGTTACGGAGGCCGCATGA
- a CDS encoding RDD family protein: MQSDQVTLETPERVELEFELAGIGSRFLAAVIDSLLQFLILVALALALGASRWVFTGNLDSIGLSALLVFMSSMLVVVIYYVAFEMAWAGQSPGKRLAGLVVVTDQGGPLSFTQSLVRNILRLVDILPILYMTGFFSILVTRQCKRLGDMAAGTLVIKVRTFEPAGDESADEPAPDAPRYSHPVGLVARAMPGVASLSPRERETVVRFTQRRFELDEASRRDVAERIAEGLRQKFPALSIQEVPDAEVFIQIVYDAWMASQRAAGPPQ, translated from the coding sequence ATGCAGTCTGACCAGGTGACGCTGGAGACGCCGGAACGGGTGGAGCTTGAGTTCGAACTGGCCGGCATCGGATCCAGATTCCTCGCGGCCGTCATCGATTCCTTGCTCCAGTTTCTGATACTCGTCGCCCTCGCACTGGCTCTTGGTGCGTCGCGGTGGGTTTTCACCGGCAACCTGGACAGTATCGGGCTATCGGCGCTGCTGGTCTTCATGTCCTCGATGTTGGTGGTCGTGATCTACTACGTGGCCTTCGAAATGGCCTGGGCCGGCCAGTCTCCCGGCAAGCGTCTTGCGGGCCTGGTGGTCGTGACCGATCAAGGCGGGCCACTGAGCTTCACTCAGTCCCTGGTGCGCAATATCCTGCGCCTGGTGGACATACTCCCGATTCTGTATATGACGGGTTTCTTTTCGATCCTGGTCACACGCCAGTGCAAACGTCTTGGCGATATGGCGGCGGGCACGCTGGTCATCAAAGTGCGCACCTTCGAACCGGCTGGCGACGAGAGCGCTGATGAGCCTGCCCCAGATGCGCCCCGGTACTCCCACCCGGTGGGCCTCGTAGCCCGGGCAATGCCCGGAGTGGCCTCGCTCAGCCCCCGCGAGCGCGAGACAGTGGTGCGTTTCACGCAGCGGCGTTTTGAGCTGGATGAAGCGAGTCGTCGCGATGTGGCCGAGCGGATCGCGGAGGGCCTGCGCCAGAAGTTCCCGGCGCTCTCGATACAGGAAGTGCCGGACGCGGAAGTGTTCATCCAGATCGTGTATGATGCGTGGATGGCCTCGCAGCGAGCCGCCGGGCCGCCCCAGTGA
- a CDS encoding DUF4962 domain-containing protein, translating to MKQHRDAHPHLDPRQPRDGSRPLTNPPVFAWKPVEGVASYGLVVARDAGLSDVVLETTGLRNPMYLPFRAFEPGMHYWTWTAEGLEPEVFSFEMPQDAATVVVPPAETWLGRLGDDHPRLYVSRQELADLRESRNGVRAKAWAELQSAADRLLSEPHEIEEPPYLPDRTRDYQAFFRAWAPVMWNSRRFVKGAELLAFAWLASGDERYGRAACERMASISRWDPDGSSHISHNDEAHMSVIWNGTKACDWAWELFTAEERAVVVEQFRRRGEITYEHMHGRGCYGVTRFDSHAGREIVFLALLGMVFHEHIPQAVEWLDWLRPVLCGIWPVWAGDDGAWAEGPSYGLAYVSIMTMFATALKQGVGVDLYQRPFWKGHARWREWCWPPYAEWIGFGDHTERWRGNWLSNARLVNLIQLQTGTSEFGHYVESLRATAEKLETPDDRKTPEISAQEYLLGGLLAPDSATTQDRMLRVFPGAGWAAIRTDLRDPERDVAFIFRSSPFGAISHSHAANNDFILHAGGKVLAMPSGYYDGYGSNHHAHWVWHTKSHNCVTLSDAGQIMRSHRSRGTIANAFEDDRLAYLAGIADESYADRATCCRRHVVFLKEALAFVMIDEFVAVPGIVSALQWNIHSWARFDVDENTRRFRLEREGSSLEGTFMVHRNSFFSLMEGWDPPPTRDKPSDQWLPQHHLRFTLSGPYERAVLGTVLCAGLPDRDPSPVETALEDGVETAEVSGARIELCGRSGKEPADEQAPVVARVTLAGLCYSVTESGILVNPA from the coding sequence ATGAAGCAGCACCGCGATGCCCACCCGCATCTTGACCCGCGGCAGCCCAGGGATGGGAGCCGTCCGCTTACCAATCCGCCGGTGTTCGCCTGGAAGCCCGTCGAGGGGGTTGCTTCTTACGGTCTCGTCGTGGCCCGGGATGCGGGTCTGAGCGACGTCGTGCTGGAGACAACCGGGCTCCGCAACCCCATGTACCTGCCCTTCCGGGCTTTCGAGCCGGGAATGCATTACTGGACCTGGACGGCGGAGGGCCTGGAGCCGGAGGTCTTCAGCTTCGAGATGCCGCAGGATGCCGCCACCGTCGTCGTTCCGCCGGCGGAGACCTGGCTCGGCCGCCTGGGAGACGACCATCCGAGACTCTATGTGTCCCGGCAAGAACTGGCCGACCTCCGCGAGTCCCGCAATGGCGTGAGGGCGAAGGCCTGGGCGGAGCTTCAGTCTGCTGCCGACCGGTTACTGTCGGAGCCCCACGAGATAGAGGAACCGCCCTACCTGCCGGACCGAACCCGCGATTACCAGGCGTTCTTCCGTGCCTGGGCCCCGGTCATGTGGAATTCGCGGCGGTTCGTGAAAGGCGCGGAGTTACTGGCCTTCGCGTGGTTGGCCAGTGGGGATGAGCGCTATGGTCGGGCCGCCTGCGAGCGAATGGCCTCGATCTCGCGATGGGATCCGGATGGCTCCAGCCACATCAGCCACAACGATGAGGCGCACATGTCGGTAATCTGGAATGGCACGAAGGCCTGCGACTGGGCCTGGGAACTGTTCACGGCGGAGGAGCGCGCTGTGGTCGTCGAGCAGTTCCGCAGGCGCGGCGAGATCACCTACGAGCACATGCACGGCCGGGGCTGCTACGGCGTCACGCGATTCGATTCCCACGCAGGCCGTGAGATCGTGTTCCTGGCGCTCCTGGGGATGGTCTTTCATGAACATATCCCGCAGGCCGTGGAATGGCTCGACTGGCTCCGGCCGGTACTCTGCGGAATCTGGCCCGTCTGGGCTGGAGATGACGGTGCGTGGGCAGAGGGGCCGTCCTATGGGCTTGCGTATGTTTCCATCATGACCATGTTCGCCACCGCACTGAAGCAGGGCGTCGGTGTGGACCTGTACCAGCGCCCCTTCTGGAAAGGCCATGCGCGGTGGCGCGAGTGGTGCTGGCCGCCGTACGCGGAGTGGATCGGCTTCGGCGATCACACCGAACGCTGGCGGGGCAACTGGCTGTCCAACGCCCGGCTGGTAAACCTCATCCAGCTGCAGACAGGCACGTCTGAGTTCGGCCATTACGTGGAAAGCCTGCGAGCCACGGCGGAGAAACTTGAGACGCCCGATGACCGAAAGACGCCGGAGATATCAGCACAGGAGTATCTCCTGGGCGGACTTTTGGCGCCGGATTCGGCCACCACTCAGGACCGGATGCTCCGGGTCTTCCCCGGCGCCGGCTGGGCGGCGATCCGCACCGATCTACGCGACCCCGAGCGCGATGTCGCATTCATCTTCCGCTCTTCGCCCTTCGGTGCGATCAGTCACTCCCATGCCGCGAACAATGACTTCATCCTGCACGCGGGCGGCAAGGTGCTCGCGATGCCCAGCGGGTACTACGACGGCTACGGGTCCAACCACCACGCCCACTGGGTTTGGCACACAAAATCCCACAATTGCGTTACCCTGTCGGACGCCGGGCAGATCATGCGGTCCCACCGTTCCCGCGGCACGATTGCCAACGCCTTTGAGGATGACAGACTGGCGTACCTCGCAGGCATTGCCGATGAAAGCTACGCTGACCGAGCCACTTGCTGCCGGCGTCACGTGGTCTTCCTGAAGGAAGCGCTGGCGTTCGTGATGATCGACGAGTTCGTGGCCGTGCCCGGGATCGTCTCGGCGCTGCAGTGGAACATCCACTCATGGGCGCGGTTCGACGTGGATGAGAACACTCGTCGCTTCAGGCTGGAGCGCGAAGGAAGCAGCCTAGAAGGGACGTTCATGGTCCACCGCAACAGTTTCTTCTCGCTCATGGAGGGCTGGGATCCGCCACCAACTCGAGACAAGCCCAGCGACCAGTGGCTGCCACAGCATCACCTGCGCTTCACGCTTTCCGGCCCTTACGAGCGCGCGGTGCTGGGGACCGTACTGTGTGCGGGGTTGCCGGACCGCGATCCGAGTCCGGTGGAGACCGCGTTGGAGGATGGAGTGGAGACAGCGGAGGTTTCCGGCGCGCGCATCGAGTTGTGCGGCAGGAGCGGGAAGGAACCTGCAGATGAGCAAGCCCCCGTTGTGGCGCGAGTCACGCTGGCGGGTCTGTGTTACTCGGTCACTGAAAGCGGGATCTTGGTGAACCCCGCATGA
- a CDS encoding polysaccharide deacetylase family protein — protein sequence MNGPVLVADSQETQPLAGRGSAPARVAAWVLVIAACSVLALYLQPGTASVNGLRVPVGRDWTAADCARFANLRTDCGALLDVTGRLISPEGGYRIRVWRGDREIALTSHIRPGEKLRIEPARDLVEPVADRIEYIPATCILADGSTVDGSVAASPVSAIRRERRGALSGKLVSREQAAKWAVMEIGSRRPPHRTLALTFDDGPDDAWTLKIMDALEERGARGTFFCMGHAVKVYPEVHRQTVARGHETGTHSWLHADYNKLSDAAIRADIRKCLETMKAAGAKSVRWCRPPYGNHSPRVDKVIAEFGLRIAMWDVDTNDWQLPGADKIVSRILRGAKDGGIILMHDGPRNREQTLAAVKRVVPLLQAQGYRLVTLSEAKGLVPVFTGEVRMRIGDREFVLKPLPADTILEVGAERLSLACVPLRVGDDYLVPAREVGTALGAQVAYDKKSETVTLQVFGRSGEFRLDSLHAEIDGAPIELDVPAVLYEGRAMVPVGVLKRFIPIGCKYDESRHVLSIAILQSAANELIQAVAAPVVAG from the coding sequence ATGAACGGTCCCGTGCTCGTCGCAGACAGCCAGGAGACACAGCCGTTAGCCGGTCGCGGATCTGCACCGGCTCGTGTCGCGGCATGGGTACTCGTGATTGCTGCCTGCAGTGTCCTTGCACTGTACCTGCAGCCGGGCACGGCCTCAGTGAACGGCCTGCGCGTTCCGGTGGGCAGGGACTGGACGGCAGCGGACTGCGCACGTTTCGCAAACCTGCGCACCGACTGTGGTGCGCTCCTCGATGTTACGGGGCGGCTCATCTCTCCCGAGGGTGGCTACCGCATCCGTGTCTGGCGTGGTGACAGGGAGATCGCGCTCACGTCGCACATCAGGCCGGGGGAGAAGCTTCGCATCGAGCCTGCCCGCGATCTTGTCGAGCCCGTCGCGGATAGGATCGAGTACATTCCCGCCACTTGCATCCTGGCGGACGGGTCAACTGTCGACGGTTCCGTTGCTGCCAGCCCTGTCAGCGCTATCCGGCGCGAGCGCCGGGGAGCGCTGAGTGGGAAGCTGGTAAGCCGCGAACAGGCCGCCAAATGGGCAGTCATGGAGATCGGCAGCCGGCGCCCGCCGCACCGCACTCTGGCACTGACCTTCGATGACGGCCCCGATGACGCCTGGACGCTGAAAATCATGGATGCCCTTGAGGAGCGTGGTGCCCGGGGCACCTTCTTCTGCATGGGCCACGCGGTCAAGGTCTATCCGGAAGTGCACCGCCAGACCGTGGCGCGAGGGCACGAGACGGGCACCCACAGCTGGCTGCATGCGGATTACAACAAGCTCTCCGACGCGGCGATTCGCGCAGATATCCGTAAGTGCCTGGAGACGATGAAGGCGGCCGGCGCGAAAAGCGTGCGATGGTGCCGGCCTCCGTACGGCAACCACTCGCCGCGGGTGGACAAGGTGATCGCGGAATTCGGCCTGCGCATTGCGATGTGGGACGTGGACACCAACGACTGGCAACTGCCGGGCGCAGACAAGATCGTGTCCCGCATACTCAGGGGCGCGAAAGACGGCGGCATCATCTTGATGCATGATGGGCCCCGCAACAGGGAGCAGACGCTGGCGGCTGTGAAGCGCGTGGTGCCCCTGCTGCAGGCGCAGGGGTATCGTCTGGTGACTCTTTCCGAAGCCAAAGGACTTGTGCCGGTGTTTACGGGCGAGGTGCGAATGCGCATCGGTGACCGGGAGTTCGTGCTGAAGCCGCTGCCCGCCGACACCATCCTTGAAGTGGGCGCCGAGCGGCTGTCGTTGGCATGCGTACCATTGCGGGTCGGTGACGATTACCTGGTCCCGGCGCGGGAAGTGGGGACTGCCCTGGGCGCACAGGTGGCCTACGACAAGAAAAGCGAGACGGTTACCCTCCAAGTATTCGGCCGGTCCGGCGAGTTCAGGCTCGATTCCCTGCATGCCGAGATCGACGGTGCGCCCATTGAGTTGGACGTGCCCGCCGTTCTCTATGAAGGCCGGGCGATGGTTCCGGTCGGCGTGCTGAAGCGTTTCATCCCCATCGGCTGCAAGTACGACGAGAGCAGGCACGTGCTGAGTATCGCGATCCTGCAGAGTGCGGCTAATGAACTGATACAGGCCGTCGCTGCGCCCGTCGTTGCCGGCTAA
- a CDS encoding VCBS repeat-containing protein, whose protein sequence is MPDDRNHLWITRGFEGFSRGRMGNAGQNLYVSRAGVLQRIHQFDLNRNGFADVLVCNSQNHWERPPIYIYSDPFGRPELTELPSDGAISGVVADLNGDGYDDLALAMRYNGTRTDLNALIYYGGPDGLSRQRCVSLPAPTASSIAAGDFNGDGRMDLAIITTGRLRVFNQGHFGFEREVHTDLDIKADQICAADLDDDGYCDLYLFSSIGPPRVAWGGPEGLRPDAISTVPVADRAAQEAASETPSEPEDHVTATQAVPSILELDGLPHLFVPLADRVLLVPVRGRGFGEPIVLLCRSCLSAAIGDVNSDGYPDLVLAARDDCSGTECSWCYWGSAEGFSEDRRTPLATSMACDVAVGHLDDSPCAAVVIATERDEVTFSVPSLVFRGTPEGIDPAPVRLLSHNVRRALIGHFRGADRPELVFVNHRARRSGGDIDPVIYTGGPEGFAPERRIHLKGRDCVDALCVDIFDRNLVDIVTANCSENAVHLDPGSFLFKGRAEGYRYEPDVVFPTVRAHGVVCGDINRDGYLDLVFGGFQNPELLVYYGGPDGFDVHNPQRLEMRIDGVTYSETRWILLADLNNDGWLDLFVPHINADRSFILWGGPEGFDISRRQMICARHASCAQAADLTGNGWLDLVVGGHAPSPTGPHDSFVYVYWNGPQGIREENRTELPAYGVNALQLADFNGDGILDLFVSNYHEGRTRDVDSFIYWGQPGGHFDAEDRKRIFMHSASGCVAADFDEDGRIDLAVAYHKVNNDHVGHSAIWWNGPEGFRPDRVTQVPSNGPHGMVRLPVGSISDRGPEEHYISEPRELDDETRRVTIEWDADIPLKTWVRAQLRCAGSLEALPSARWVGAGGTDGYLDNGDGIDLPGAARWIQYRLALGATNSVATPRVREVRVRFR, encoded by the coding sequence ATGCCGGATGACCGGAACCACCTGTGGATCACCCGGGGCTTCGAGGGCTTCTCGCGCGGACGGATGGGGAACGCCGGGCAGAACCTGTATGTTTCGCGGGCCGGTGTTCTCCAGCGCATCCACCAGTTCGACCTCAACCGAAATGGCTTCGCCGATGTTCTAGTCTGCAATAGCCAGAACCACTGGGAGCGCCCGCCGATCTACATCTACTCTGACCCCTTTGGCCGGCCTGAACTCACTGAGCTTCCATCGGACGGGGCGATTTCGGGGGTGGTCGCCGATCTCAACGGCGACGGCTATGATGACCTCGCCCTGGCGATGCGCTATAACGGCACGCGCACCGACCTGAACGCTCTAATCTACTACGGGGGCCCGGACGGTCTCAGCCGGCAACGATGTGTCAGTCTGCCCGCACCGACCGCCTCGTCCATCGCAGCCGGAGACTTCAATGGCGACGGGCGCATGGACCTGGCGATTATCACAACGGGGCGCCTGCGGGTCTTCAACCAGGGCCATTTTGGGTTCGAGCGCGAAGTGCACACCGACCTGGACATCAAGGCTGACCAAATCTGCGCCGCCGACCTGGATGACGACGGCTACTGCGACCTCTATCTTTTCTCATCGATCGGGCCGCCGAGGGTAGCCTGGGGTGGGCCCGAGGGTCTCCGCCCCGATGCAATCTCAACAGTGCCTGTTGCCGACAGGGCTGCGCAGGAAGCGGCGTCCGAGACCCCGTCGGAACCGGAGGACCACGTCACTGCCACGCAGGCCGTCCCGAGCATTCTCGAACTGGACGGACTGCCACACCTGTTCGTCCCCCTCGCCGACCGCGTACTCCTGGTCCCGGTCCGGGGCCGAGGGTTCGGAGAGCCAATCGTGCTGCTATGCCGGTCCTGCCTCAGCGCAGCGATTGGCGACGTGAACAGCGATGGCTACCCGGACCTGGTGCTCGCCGCCCGGGACGACTGTTCAGGAACGGAGTGCTCGTGGTGCTACTGGGGGAGTGCCGAGGGGTTCTCGGAGGACAGGCGCACGCCGCTGGCCACATCAATGGCCTGCGACGTCGCGGTGGGGCATCTGGATGACAGTCCTTGCGCCGCGGTAGTCATCGCAACCGAGCGCGACGAAGTTACATTCTCTGTTCCCTCGCTGGTTTTCAGGGGCACGCCCGAGGGGATCGATCCGGCGCCCGTCCGCCTGCTGAGTCACAACGTCCGTCGGGCGCTCATCGGCCACTTCCGGGGCGCGGACCGGCCCGAGCTGGTCTTCGTCAACCACCGCGCCAGACGCAGTGGGGGTGACATCGACCCGGTCATCTACACCGGTGGCCCCGAGGGTTTCGCGCCTGAGCGGCGCATCCATCTCAAGGGGCGAGACTGCGTGGACGCCCTTTGCGTGGACATTTTCGACAGGAACCTGGTGGACATCGTCACTGCGAACTGCTCGGAGAACGCCGTGCACCTGGACCCGGGCTCCTTCCTCTTCAAGGGGCGCGCGGAAGGTTACCGGTACGAGCCCGACGTGGTTTTCCCGACGGTGCGCGCGCACGGTGTAGTCTGCGGAGACATCAACCGCGACGGGTATCTGGACCTGGTCTTCGGCGGATTCCAGAACCCCGAACTCCTGGTTTACTACGGCGGCCCCGATGGCTTCGACGTCCACAACCCGCAGCGGTTGGAGATGAGGATCGACGGGGTAACGTACAGCGAGACCCGGTGGATCCTGCTGGCCGACCTCAACAATGATGGCTGGCTGGATTTGTTCGTGCCTCACATCAACGCCGACCGGAGCTTCATCCTCTGGGGCGGTCCCGAGGGCTTCGACATATCGCGCCGCCAGATGATTTGCGCCCGTCACGCGTCTTGTGCCCAGGCGGCGGATCTTACCGGTAACGGCTGGCTGGACCTGGTAGTCGGGGGGCACGCACCGAGCCCGACCGGGCCCCATGACTCATTCGTGTACGTCTACTGGAACGGTCCCCAGGGCATCCGCGAGGAGAACCGCACTGAACTTCCGGCGTACGGAGTCAACGCCCTGCAACTGGCAGACTTCAATGGGGACGGCATTCTCGATCTGTTCGTCTCCAACTACCACGAGGGCCGCACCCGAGACGTAGACTCCTTCATCTACTGGGGGCAACCGGGCGGGCATTTCGACGCCGAAGACCGCAAGCGCATTTTCATGCATTCGGCATCCGGTTGCGTCGCGGCGGACTTCGACGAAGATGGCCGAATCGACTTGGCAGTGGCTTACCACAAGGTGAACAATGACCACGTCGGGCACTCGGCGATCTGGTGGAACGGCCCGGAAGGCTTCAGGCCGGACCGGGTCACCCAGGTGCCAAGCAACGGTCCGCACGGCATGGTCCGTCTCCCGGTGGGCAGCATCTCCGACCGCGGCCCGGAGGAACACTACATCTCCGAGCCCAGGGAACTGGACGACGAAACGCGGCGTGTCACCATCGAATGGGATGCCGATATCCCGCTGAAGACCTGGGTGCGTGCACAGCTCCGGTGCGCGGGTTCTCTCGAGGCCTTACCGAGCGCGCGCTGGGTTGGGGCTGGGGGAACAGACGGGTATCTCGACAACGGGGACGGCATAGATCTGCCCGGGGCGGCTCGATGGATCCAGTACCGGCTAGCGCTGGGCGCTACCAACTCGGTGGCGACGCCGCGCGTTCGGGAAGTCCGGGTCCGCTTCCGCTGA